In Lycium ferocissimum isolate CSIRO_LF1 chromosome 11, AGI_CSIRO_Lferr_CH_V1, whole genome shotgun sequence, a single genomic region encodes these proteins:
- the LOC132036514 gene encoding trifunctional UDP-glucose 4,6-dehydratase/UDP-4-keto-6-deoxy-D-glucose 3,5-epimerase/UDP-4-keto-L-rhamnose-reductase RHM1, with amino-acid sequence MSTYTPKNILITGAAGFIASHVANRLVRSYPDYKIVVLDKLDYCSNLKNLSPSRSSPNFKFVKGDIGSADLVNYLLITENIDTIMHFAAQTHVDNSFGNSFEFTKNNIYGTHVLLEACKVTGQIRRFIHVSTDEVYGETDEDAVVGNHEASQLLPTNPYSATKAGAEMLVMAYGRSYGLPVITTRGNNVYGPNQFPEKLIPKFILLAMNGKPLPIHGDGSNVRSYLYCEDVAEAFEVILHKGDVGHVYNIGTKKERRVIDVAKDISKLFNKDPDSSIQYVENRPFNDQRYFLDDQKLKILGWSERTTWEEGLKKTMEWYINNPDWWGDVSGALLPHPRMLMMPGGVERNSDGAENESSVNSKQTGMVVPASKISDAPSKSPYKFLIYGRTGWIGGLLGKICEKQGIPYEYGKGRLQDRSQLLADIHAFKPTHVFNAAGVTGRPNVDWCESHKTETIRTNVAGTLNLADVCKEHGLLMMNFATGCIFEYDAAHPEGSGIGFKEEDTPNFTGSFYSKTKAMVEELLKEYPNVCTLRVRMPISSDLNNPRNFITKISRYNKVVNIPNSMTILDELLPISIEMAKRNLKGIWNFTNPGVVSHNEILEMYKKYINPEFKWSNFTLEEQAKVIIAPRSNNEMDASKLKKEFPELLSIKESLIKNVFEPNRKTAA; translated from the exons ATGTCTACGTATACCCCTAAGAATATACTCATTACTGGGGCGGCGGGTTTTATTGCATCTCATGTAGCCAACCGCCTTGTTCGGAGTTACCCTGACTACAAGATTGTTGTTCTTGACAAGCTTGATTATTGCTCAAACCTGAAAAACCTTTCCCCCTCTCGATCCTCCCCTAATTTCAAGTTTGTTAAGGGAGACATTGGTAGTGCTGATCTTGTTAACTACCTTCTCATCACTGAGAACATTGACACTATAATGCACTTTGCTGCTCAGACCCATGTTGACAACTCCTTTGGTAATAGCTTTGAGTTCACCAAGAACAACATTTATGGCACGCATGTGCTATTAGAGGCATGCAAAGTTACTGGTCAGATCAGAAGGTTTATCCATGTCAGCACTGATGAGGTATACGGAGAGACTGATGAGGATGCTGTTGTAGGAAACCATGAAGCCTCGCAACTCCTTCCCACAAACCCATATTCAGCCACGAAAGCTGGGGCTGAGATGCTTGTTATGGCATATGGAAGATCATATGGATTGCCTGTTATAACCACTAGAGGGAACAATGTGTATGGTCCCAATCAATTTCCTGAGAAGCTAATTCCAAAGTTTATACTTTTAGCCATGAATGGGAAGCCTCTTCCTATTCATGGAGATGGTTCAAATGTTAGAAGTTATCTCTATTGTGAGGATGTTGCTGAGGCTTTCGAAGTCATTCTTCACAAAGGAGATGTTGGTCATGTTTACAACATCGGGACTAAGAAAGAGAGGCGTGTGATTGATGTTGCTAAAGATATATCCAAGCTTTTTAACAAGGATCCAGACAGTAGCATTCAGTATGTGGAGAACAGGCCCTTTAATGACCAGAGGTATTTTCTAGATGATCAGAAGTTGAAGATCTTGGGTTGGTCAGAGAGGACCACGTGGGAAGAAGGTCTGAAAAAAACCATGGAATGGTATATCAATAATCCTGATTGGTGGGGAGATGTCTCTGGAGCATTGCTTCCCCATCCTAGAATGCTGATGATGCCTGGTGGGGTCGAGAGAAATTCAGATGGAGCTGAAAATGAGAGTTCAGTAAACTCCAAGCAGACTGGAATGGTAGTTCCAGCTTCCAAGATCAGCGACGCCCCAAGTAAATCACCTTATAAGTTTTTGATTTATGGTAGGACCGGGTGGATCGGTGGTCTGCTAGGCAAAATCTGTGAGAAACAGGGAATTCCTTATGAGTATGGAAAGGGACGTCTGCAGGATCGCTCACAACTTTTGGCAGACATTCACGCTTTCAAGCCCACACATGTATTTAACGCTGCTGGTGTCACTGGTAGACCCAACGTTGATTGGTGCGAGAGTCATAAAACTGAAACAATTCGTACAAATGTTGCTGGAACTCTAAACTTGGCAGATGTTTGTAAAGAGCATGGTTTACTGATGATGAATTTTGCAACTGGTTGCATATTTGAATATGATGCTGCACATCCAGAAGGTTCTGGCATTGGATTCAAAGAGGAAGACACGCCCAATTTCACTGGTTCTTTCTATTCAAAGACCAAGGCCATG GTTGAAGAGTTGTTGAAAGAGTACCCAAATGTTTGCACCCTCAGAGTCCGGATGCCAATATCTTCAGACCTCAACAACCCCCGTAATTTCATTACCAAGATCAGTCGCTACAATAAGGTGGTCAACATTCCCAACAGCATGACGATTTTGGATGAgcttcttccaatttcaatcgAGATGGCAAAGCGTAATCTCAAGGGCATATGGAATTTCACAAACCCTGGTGTTGTGAGCCATAACGAGATTTTGGAGATGTACAAGAAATATATAAATCCAGAATTTAAATGGTCCAACTTCACATTGGAAGAGCAGGCTAAGGTAATTATTGCACCTCGCAGTAACAATGAAATGGATGCGTCGAAGTTGAAAAAAGAGTTCCCTGAGTTGCTGTCTATTAAAGAATCATTGATCAAGAATGTATTTGAACCAAATAGAAAAACTGCTGCATAA
- the LOC132035983 gene encoding protein FLX-like 1, whose translation MAGRNRGPPLPMKGGAHGGLPPPGHEPPFPRGRVPMPHPALLEEMRESQYGMGSRPMPPHPAVLEEHLATQHDEIQGLLVDNQRLAATHVALKQEVEAAQYELQRTDHYARSLRMETDVQMRELYEKSAKMEMDLQVVDGMRAELMRVRSDIKEFTAARQELTVEVQRMTQDLTRMTADLQQTPAIKAEIEGLKQELQRARAAIENEKKGYAENYEHGQVMEKKLLAMARELEKLRAEVGNAEKRARAAAAVGNPGAGYNANYGNPEPGYPGNYYPASYGMNPMNPAHAVQGGAEGYPQYGHGPGAWGGYDVQRAQGPR comes from the exons ATGGCTGGTCGAAATCGCGGGCCTCCACTTCCAATGAAAGGTGGTGCTCATGGTGGGCTTCCTCCGCCGGGTCATGAGCCCCCATTTCCTAGGGGTCGCGTTCCAATGCCTCATCCGGCATTGCTTGAAGAAATGAGAGAATCACAGTATGGGATGGGGTCCAGACCAATGCCTCCACACCCTGCTGTTCTTGAGGAACACCTGGCTACTCAGCATGATGAGATTCAAGGATTATTAGTTGATAACCAGCGGTTGGCTGCAACTCATGTAGCACTGAAACAAGAAGTAGAAGCTGCTCAATACGAACTTCAGCGAACTGATCATTATGCCCGTTCGTTGCGTATGGAAACTGATGTGCAAATGAGAGAACTTTATGAGAAGTCTGCTAAGATGGAAATGGATCTCCAAGTAGTTGATGGTATGAGGGCAGAGCTTATGCGAGTGCGCTCGGATATTAAGGAGTTTACTGCTGCCAGACAAGAGCTTACTGTTGAGGTCCAAAGAATGACACAGGATTTGACCAGAATGACTGCAGATTTACAGCAGACTCCAGCAATAAAAGCTGAAATTGAAGGTCTAAAACAAGAGCTGCAGCGAGCAAG GGCTGCCATTGAGAACGAGAAGAAGGGATATGCTGAAAACTATGAGCATGGTCAAGTTATGGAGAAAAAGTTACTAGCGATGGCTCGAGAGCTTGAAAAACTCCGAGCTGAGGTTGGTAATGCAGAAAAAAGGGCTCGAGCAGCAGCAGCTGTTGGGAATCCAG GTGCAGGGTACAATGCAAATTATGGGAATCCGGAACCTGGTTATCCAGGGAATTATTATCCTGCTAGTTATGGAATGAATCCTATGAACCCTGCTCATGCT gtgCAGGGTGGCGCTGAAGGTTATCCTCAGTATGGACATGGACCTGGTGCTTGGGGTGGTTATGATGTGCAGCGAGCTCAAGGACCCAGATAA